From the Ensifer adhaerens genome, the window CGATCATGCCTGGGCAGCAACCGTGTTGCCGCCGGCCGTTTTCAGCAAGGAAGAACAGACCTGCCTTGCCGAAGGCATCTACTTTGAAGCGCGCAGCGAGTCGCTCAAGGGCCAAGCGGCGGTGGCGCAGGTGATTCTCAATCGCGTCCGCAATCCGACCTATCCGAAAACCATTTGCGGCGTCGTCTATCAGAACAAGACCTGGCGCAATCGCTGCCAGTTTTCCTTTGCCTGCGACATGATCCGCGACCTGATCTATTCCCGCTCGCATTGGAAGACGGCCAAGGACGTGGCTATGGCGGTCACGGCGGGCAAGATCTGGCTGCCGGAAGTGGGGTCTGCCACCCATTACCATGCCACCTACGTCAATCCGCCGTGGGCGAAGACGATGAAGCGGGTCGGCAAGATCGGCATGCACATCTTCTACCGCACCTATGGTGGCGGCTGGAGCTGATCGGCATCTGACGCGATTTCGCCGTCTTTGGCTTTCGGGCGTGGGGCGGAGATTCCTGCAGGCCGAGCGCGCGATTCCCGCATCCAACCTTGCAGAGGATCGCGTGATATGCGCCTAACCAATTGAATTACCGTGATAATATTGTCCACGGCGAAGCGGCCTGCATGCCTTGACTATGCGGGTGCCTAAAACTATGTTGCGCGCGACTTCAAATGGGGCCGAAACGTGGCTTGAACGCTGGCCTATTGTATGACCGAAATCGCGGTCCAAGACCCGATGAGGACGGCAAGGGAGTAGCCACGTGGCGGAGAAACCTGAAGAAAGTCTGGAAGCGCGGCTGAAGCAGCTCGGCGAGAAGATTGAGGCCAAGAAGCCTCATGCGCCTGATGCAGTGGAGGCCCGTGCCGCCGAAAGCCGCAAGGGCTATGCGGCGGCGATGAAGCTCTCGAGCGAATTCATCGCCGCGATCGTTGTCGGGGCGTTTCTGGGCTATCTTTTGGACCACTTTGCGGGTACAGGGCCGTGGGGCATGATCGTCTTCCTGCTTCTTGGCTTCTGCGCTGGCGTGCTGAATGTGCTGCGCTCGGCCGGTATGGTGGCGACACCGGAAGCCGGAAGAGGCGGCCCTAGGAATGACAAGAAGGACGGAGACGCCCGCTGAGGCGTTGCCCCGAAGAAAACGGTTTCCGCTCTTGGGCGGGCAGAACGAAAGAGAAGCGCGGTGTCAAACGATCCGACCCACCAGTTCCTGGTCAACAAGATTGTCCCGATCGAGATTGGCGGACTTGACTTTTCCTTCACCAATGCGTCGCTGTTCATGGTTGCGACCGTCGGTGCCGCTGCAGGCTTCCTTTATCTGACGACGTCGCAGCGCGGTCTGATCCCGACCCGCATGCAGTCGGTTTCGGAAATGTCCTACGAATTCATCGCCT encodes:
- a CDS encoding AtpZ/AtpI family protein, yielding MAEKPEESLEARLKQLGEKIEAKKPHAPDAVEARAAESRKGYAAAMKLSSEFIAAIVVGAFLGYLLDHFAGTGPWGMIVFLLLGFCAGVLNVLRSAGMVATPEAGRGGPRNDKKDGDAR